The genomic region ACACTCTTTCGTCATTTTGCCAATAAAAAGGCAATTCTGGTAGAGGTAGCAACCAATGGTTGGGTAGAAATTCTCACGGACCTACTGACAGAATTGAGTGAAATGGGTAGTTATAAAGCCATAGCTCAGGTTATGCGTCGCAGAATGTGGAACATGCAAAAGAATGTTGATTTGATGCGAGTTTGTTTCATGGAGGTACAGTTTCATCCAGATTTGCAGGATCGCATCCAAACTGAGGTGATTGATAAAATGACCAGTGTTGCAGAAGCATTTTTCCAAACCGCCATGGATAGAGGTGTCTATCGTCAAATGGATGCTAAATTGGTTGCTAAAGTATTTTTAGGAATGTTCGCGATCGCAGGTTTTTCTCATCAAACCCTAATTGATCCCAATGCGTCTCCCCAGGACATGCAACAAATGGCTGAGGGTTTAGCAGATATCTTTTTAAATGGAGTTTTGGTTAAGGAATCCACAATTCAATAATAATTCTCATCGAGAATCTGCTCAGTGGAAAAAGGACACTTTTCTGGGTAATCATCCTGGGAATGAACACTTACACTAAACCCGCTCTTTGACCCTCTCTAATCGCTAATTTTCTAGCATCGGGATATGCTTCCCATAGCGCTTTCTCCCAGAAATAAATGAACATGGTCTGGAGCAACCTCAAGAGCGAGGATATCCCAGTCTTTTTCTTTATAACTATTAGCACCTTGAAGACCCAAGCACAAGCACTT from Cylindrospermopsis curvispora GIHE-G1 harbors:
- a CDS encoding TetR/AcrR family transcriptional regulator produces the protein MPVSHYSSPSETQTRSRILIAALRLFASQGFDGTTTRDLAHAAGVAEGTLFRHFANKKAILVEVATNGWVEILTDLLTELSEMGSYKAIAQVMRRRMWNMQKNVDLMRVCFMEVQFHPDLQDRIQTEVIDKMTSVAEAFFQTAMDRGVYRQMDAKLVAKVFLGMFAIAGFSHQTLIDPNASPQDMQQMAEGLADIFLNGVLVKESTIQ